DNA from Variovorax sp. V213:
GGCGTCGCCCGCTCCGACGATGAGTGCGGTCTTTTGCATGGGGCGTCTCGCTATTCTTTGTAGTAGACGATCTGATTGGAAGTCGCGAGCAACGTGCCCTTCTCGCTCCACAGATGCGCCGTCTGGTCGAAGAAGCCGTTGAAGAACTGCTGCCCCACCGCCCGGCCGAGCAGGTAACCCGTGCCGACCTCGGCCAGCTGCGCCGGCCCGGCATGGAAGTAGGTGGTGATCGACACCGTGCCCGCCGGCACATGCTTGGCGCGGCGCAGCCAGACGCGCGGATAGAACGTGTCGCTCATCGCGGCCAGCGAGCAAAAGTCGAGCGGCCGCGCCTGCGCGTCGCGCAGCCAGAGCCGGGACTCGCTGTGATGCAGGCTGTCGTCCCACTTCGCGGGAATGCCGCCGCTGAACGGCCGCATCTCGTACCGGTCGAGCCAGGCGACGCCCGACGGCCCGATGCTGAGACGCTCGACCGTTTCGGGGTTGGGCGCCTCGGGCATCGGCATGTCGCTTGCGCCCCAGGTGTCGCGCCGCGCGGCCGTGACCACGGTGGCGGTGGTCGTCATGTTCGGCATCCCGCCCGCGTTGCCCTGTGTGATCTGCACGGTCCAGTGCTGGGTCGAACGGTTGGTGCGCACGGCCGTGGCCTGCACGTCGAACGGACCGGCTTCGAGCGCGGCCGCAAAGTTCACGGTCAGCGCAATGGGCGTGCCCAGCAGGTCCGGATGCCGCAACACCGCCTGCAGTGCAATGGCCGCGGTGGCGCCGCCAAAGGGTCCGACCATGTTCCAGTAGTCCGGACTGGTGGCGCCGGTGAAGTGGCCGACGCGGATGTCGCTGTGTTGCAGCGCGATGGCTTTGTCGAATGGGTGCGTGCTCATGGTTGCAGTGTGCCTCCGGTGAATGGCATCACGCAGTCGTGTGCGGGACGCTGGCTTGCTGCACCGCAGTAAGTGCCGCCAGCCGGTGCAGCTTGTCAAGCATGCTTGGCCAGAGGCTGCTCTTGAACTGTTCGCGGAAGAAGCCGAAGTGGCCGATGCGCCGCGCCTGCACGTCGGCCGGCGCGATGCGCTCGACCGCGCTCGGCGCGCCCGCGTAGAAGCTCACGAGGCTTTCGGTGCCCGCGAGCGTCATGAGTTCGTCGTCGGTGATCGACAGCGCGAGCACCGGAAAGCGCACGCGCCCGTAGCTCTGCAAGGCCCGCTCGCCTTCGGCGCCGAGGCTGTAGCGCGGGTTCAGGCACCAGCGCCGCCACTGCAGGATCACGCCGCGCGGCAGGTCGCCGACCTTCTTGAGCCTGCGGCCCGGAAAGTAGCCGCACAGCCGAGTGACCAGCGGCACCAGCACGAACCAGAAGTAGAGGATGCTGCGCTTGAGCTTTGGCGCGTTCTCGCGCCAGTAGCCGCTGCCAGCGGCGATGCTGACGAGGCCGTCGACCTGCTCGGGCCGCTGCAGGAACCCCGGCAGCTGCGCACCGAGGCTGTGGCCCAGCAGGTAGAGCGGCTGTCCGGACAACGCAGCTTTCGCGGCATCGATCACTGCTTCATAGTCGCGCGCCCAGTCGAACAGGTCGGCCTCGAAACCACGCAACGAGGCACCGTTGCGCGAATCGCCCGAGCCGCGGTAGTCGAACGTCCAGACGCTCAGGCCCTGATGGGCGAGCCATTGCGCGAAGGGTTCGTAGAACGACTGCCGCACGCCCATGGCACCGCCGATGACGATGCTGGCGCGGGCTTCGCCGGCCGGCTCGTAGCGGCGCACGGCCAATTGCACGCTATCGTCGACTGGGAGCTGCTGCATCTGCATTGAAGTTGTCTCCTTCGTTTTTCGAACCATCGACCGCAACCTTTCCGGCGTAGCGAGCGGGATGAGATGCAAGGCGCGGGTGGCGGAAAACCGGAGCGGCCTTCAGGGTCGTGAGGATTTTCCGACGGGCTCCGCAACGCCGCAGACCGCCCGCGCAGTAGCCGCGTCCCTACACGCGTTCGAAGATGCCCGCTGCTCCCTGCCCCATGCCCACGCACATCGTGACCATGCCGTACTTCAGGTTCTCGCGCCGCAGCGCATGTACCACCGTGGCCGTGCGAATGGCGCCGGTGGCGCCGAGCGGATGGCCCAGCGCAATCGCGCCGCCCATCGGGTTGACCTTGCTCGGGTCGAGTCCCAGCGTGTTGATGACGGCGAGCGATTGCGCGGCGAAGGCTTCGTTGAGTTCGAACCAGTCGATGTCCTCGTGCTTGAGCCCCGCATAGCGCAGCGCGGCCGGAATGGCCTCGATAGGACCGATGCCCATGATGTGCGGCGGCACG
Protein-coding regions in this window:
- a CDS encoding acyl-CoA thioesterase, whose translation is MSTHPFDKAIALQHSDIRVGHFTGATSPDYWNMVGPFGGATAAIALQAVLRHPDLLGTPIALTVNFAAALEAGPFDVQATAVRTNRSTQHWTVQITQGNAGGMPNMTTTATVVTAARRDTWGASDMPMPEAPNPETVERLSIGPSGVAWLDRYEMRPFSGGIPAKWDDSLHHSESRLWLRDAQARPLDFCSLAAMSDTFYPRVWLRRAKHVPAGTVSITTYFHAGPAQLAEVGTGYLLGRAVGQQFFNGFFDQTAHLWSEKGTLLATSNQIVYYKE
- a CDS encoding alpha/beta fold hydrolase; amino-acid sequence: MQMQQLPVDDSVQLAVRRYEPAGEARASIVIGGAMGVRQSFYEPFAQWLAHQGLSVWTFDYRGSGDSRNGASLRGFEADLFDWARDYEAVIDAAKAALSGQPLYLLGHSLGAQLPGFLQRPEQVDGLVSIAAGSGYWRENAPKLKRSILYFWFVLVPLVTRLCGYFPGRRLKKVGDLPRGVILQWRRWCLNPRYSLGAEGERALQSYGRVRFPVLALSITDDELMTLAGTESLVSFYAGAPSAVERIAPADVQARRIGHFGFFREQFKSSLWPSMLDKLHRLAALTAVQQASVPHTTA